TCCGAATGATTCTCCCAAGCTACTGTTGTGCCACAATAATACAAAATTTCCATTTACTTTTTTACATTCTTCAATAATTCTCTCCACTGATTCAACTGCCTCTTGTGGCGAATAATCCAGATAATTTTTCAAAGTTGCATCCATTACCATTGTTGGATGAATCATTAAATTTGTTATTCGATTTTCTACAAGATTGAACCACGGGAAAGTAACAGCTATAAAATTTTTAAAGCCCACATTACTAATCATTGAGCTTGTAAATTCATGTTCAATACCAATATCATCAAGATATTCAAAAGTTTGTGGCAATTGATAACGCAAAAAATGCTGGCGTGAATAAAACACTTTTTTGTTTAAAATCTTTTCTAACTCCTTCTTTTCAAACTCCAATAATTCTTTATCTTTATAGCTATTGTAGGATGGATGAATTCCAATTTTACAACCTTTTTCAGAAATTTCATTAATTAGCTTTCTTAAATATTTGTTTTTCAATGTAAATCTTTCATCATATTTTGAATTACCTGATATCAAAAAGAAAAATGTAGTTTTTTCGGCAGGGCATTTTTTAAAAATAAAATCATAAACATCAAAAGGGTCAACTCCACTCGCAACTGCTTTAAATCTATTTTTAAAATTTTTAAAATCAAACTTTAATATATCTTTGATAAAACCTATATATGTATAAAAGCCTTTATTCAAATAAGCCCAAGGCTGATCAACATCAAAAGTAAAGTCATAACTAAATTTTGTTTTTTCTCTTTTTAGCTCAGGGAATTTCTCTTTCAATTTTGTCCA
Above is a window of Bacteroidota bacterium DNA encoding:
- a CDS encoding polysaccharide deacetylase family protein, with the translated sequence MVNILIDKINSRFEYISKILFEYILKADYQIIEKKDFDLKKNNLTIHINYSNEIETLSVNIPNASFLNKNKLFEIDFETVDDVFPRLFFLKNENYDIDFDLFSASFYLITEYEKYLKAELDEHDRYNESAIKVYQNKWYRKPLINIYAEFLWTKLKEKFPELKREKTKFSYDFTFDVDQPWAYLNKGFYTYIGFIKDILKFDFKNFKNRFKAVASGVDPFDVYDFIFKKCPAEKTTFFFLISGNSKYDERFTLKNKYLRKLINEISEKGCKIGIHPSYNSYKDKELLEFEKKELEKILNKKVFYSRQHFLRYQLPQTFEYLDDIGIEHEFTSSMISNVGFKNFIAVTFPWFNLVENRITNLMIHPTMVMDATLKNYLDYSPQEAVESVERIIEECKKVNGNFVLLWHNSSLGESFGWEGWKDVFNKIIDKLK